The region GGGAGCTGCGCATCTTCTGGTCGATCGTGCTCCCCACCATCGTCCCGATCCTGGCCACGCTGGGGATCTGGACCTTCCTGAGCACCTGGAACGACTTCATGTGGCCCCTGATCGTGCTGAGCGACGAGGCGCGCTGGACGCTCCCCGTGGCGCTGGCCAACCTCTCCGGCGAGCACGTGCAGGACACGGAGCTGATGATGGCGGGCTCGGTGCTCACCATCCTCCCGGTGATGCTCGTCTTCCTCTTCCTGCAGCGCTACTACATCCAGGGCGTGATGGTGGGGAGCGTGAAGGGATGAGGGGCGATGCTGCCGTCCTGGGGCGAATGAATTCGCTGCAACGACTACACGAAGTCCGCCTTCGCGGACTGCGGGGCCGCCATCTGCGCGCCAGGCTAACTTCCTCGCAAGATGTCATCCTGAGGCCCGGCCACACCGGACCAGCCTCCACCCGGAAGACCGCAGGGCCGAAGGATCTACTCACCCCGGCACGTGGGTTGGGCGCGGCAGCGGCACGGATCGCGGCCCCGCTCCTTCCCACGATCGTCCTCGCCGCATTCACGCTCCTCTCCTGCGCGCCCGCCCGCCTGCCCGCGGATGCCGAGCCGTCGCCCACGCCGCCCGCGTTGTCCGATTCCGCGCCGCGGGTGCGCGTGCTGGACGACTTCGAGGGCGGCGTCGCGCAGTGGAGCGCGCACCCGTCGGAGGGCGTCGAGCTGCGGATCGGCCAGGACAGCGGGTTCAGCGGGAAGGCGATGCGGCTGGACTTCGACTTCCATGAGGGGACGGGGTACGCCATCGCCCGCCGGGCGGTGCCGCTCGACCTGCCGGCGAACTACGAGTTCTCCTTCCGCATACGCGCCGACGCGCCGGTCAACGACCTGGAGTTCAAGCTGATCGACCCCTCGGGCGAGAACGTCTGGTGGGCCAACCGCCGCCGCTTCGAGTACCCGCGCGAGTGGACGCGCCTGCGCACGCAGAAGCGGCAGATCGAGTTCGCCTGGGGCCCGAAGGGCGGCGGCGACATGGAGCGCGTCGCGCAGCTCGAGATCGTCGTCACCGCGGGGACGGGAGGGAAGGGGACCGTCTGGATCGACGACCTCGTCTTCCGCGAGCGCGAGCCCCCGGCGCCGTACACGCTCACGCCGGCCGTGCGCGCTTCCTCGTCGCCCGGGACGGCCGCGCGCATCGTCGACGGCGATTCGGCGACGGTCTGGCGCGGCGCCGGGGGCGAGCAGACGCTCGCGATCGACTTCCTGGAGGAGCGCGAGCTCGGCGGGCTGGTGCTCGATTGGGATTCGTCCGCCCATGCGACGTCGTACGCGGTCGAATCGTCCGAGGACGGCGCGCGCTGGGAGACGGTCTACCGCGTCGAGGGCGGCAACGGCGGGCGCGATCCGATCTACCTCCCCGAGAGCGAGACGCGGCACCTGCGCCTGCGGCTGACGCGGAGCGCGAGCGGCCGGGGCTACGCGGTCCGAGACGTCGACGTGAAGCCGCCCGAGTGGTCGCAGACGCCGAACGCGTTCTTCGCCAGCCTGGCGAAGGAGGCGCCGCGGGGGACGTATCCGCGCTACCTGACGGGCGAGCAGTCGTACTGGACCGTCGTCGGCGTGAACGGCGACACGCGCGAGGCCACCATCAACTCCGACGGGATGGTGGAGACCGGCCTGGGCGGGCCGTCGCTGGAGCCGTTCCTGTACGTGGACGGCCGGCTGTGGTCGTGGGCGGACGTGAGCGCCACGCAGTCGCTGGAGAAGGGCTATCTCCCCATCCCCTCGGTGACGTGGGACTCGCGGCCGATCCGCCTCACCGTCACCGCCTTCTCCGGCGGCGAGCGCGAGACGTCGCTCGTCTACGCGCGCTACCGGCTGGAGAACGTCTCGCGGGAGAGGCAGGAGCCGACGCTGTTCGTCGCCCTGCGGCCGTTCCAGGTGAATCCCCCGTGGCAGTTCCTGAACGTGACGGGCGGCGTGGCGCGCGTGCGGGAGATGGCGTTCGACGGCACCACGGTCACGGTGAACGGCGCGCCCACCCTCCACACCGTCACCCTCGGGGCCTTCGACGCGGCGCCGTTCGACGCGGGCGACGTCGTCGAGTACCTGCGCCGCGGTGAGGTGCCGGAGGCGATGCGCGAGGAGAGGAACGCGCGGGGCGGCGTCACCCGGCGCGTGGCGGACCCGCGCGGCTTCGCGTCGGCCGCGCTGTCGTACCGGTGGGTGATGGACCCGGGATCGAGCGTGGACGTGCTGGTCGCCATCCCGCTGCACCCCGACTCGCCGGTGCCGGCCGAGGCGCCGGGCGAGACTCCGCGGGCGCTGGTGGACCGGCTCTTCGCCGAGTCGGTGCGCGCGTGGGAGGCGGAGCTGGACCGCTTCACCCTGCGCCTCCCCGCGGCCATGCACGGGGCGGAGATCGCCCGCACGCTGAAGACGCAGCTCGCCTACATCCTCATCAACCGCGACGGGCCGTCCATCCAGCCGGGATCGCGCTCGTACGACCGCTCGTGGATCCGCGACGGCTCGCTCACCAGCGCCGCGCTGCTCAGGCTGGGGCACGCCGACGAGGTGCGCGAGTTCGCGCAGTGGTACGCCCCGCACCAGCGCCCGAGCGGCTACGTCCCCTGCTGCGTGAGCCTGCGCGGCGCCGACCCGGTGCCCGAGCACGACAGCCACGGGCAGCTCGTCTACCTGGTCGCCGAGTACCACCGCCAGACGCGCGACCATGCGTTCCTGCGGCGGATGTGGCCGCACGTGGAGCGCGCCGTGGCCTTCATCGACTCGCTGCGCCACGAGCGGATGACGCCCGAGTACCAGGCGCCGGACAAGCTCGCCTTCTACGGGATGCTGCCGCAGTCGATCTCCCACGAGGGGTACTCGGCGAAGCCGATGCACTCGTACTGGGACGACTTCTTCGCGATGAAGGGGCTGGACGACGCCGTCTACGTGGCGAGCGCCCTCGGCCGCGCGGACGACGCGCGGCGCTTCACCGCCATCCGCGACGAGTTCCGGCGCGACCTGCTGGCGTCGCTCGGGAGGGCGATGTTCATGCACCGCATCAACTACCTCCCGGGCTCGGTGGAGCTGGGGGATTTCGACGCCACCTCCACCACCGTCGGCGTCAACCCGTTGGGCGGGCTGGACTTCCTGCCGCGCAAGCCGCTGGAGCTCACCTTCGAGCGCTACTACCGCGAGAGCATCCGCGCGCGGCTGGACGGCGCCGAGTGGGAGGGCTACACGCCGTACGAGTGGCGCACGGTGGGCACCTTCGTCCGGCTGGGCTGGAAGCAGCGCGCGCACGAGGCGATCGGCCTGTTCCTCTCGCACCAGCGGCCGCGGGCGTGGAACCAGTGGGCCGAGGTGGTCTTCCGCGACCCGAAGACGCCGCGCTTCATCGGCGACATGCCGCACACCTGGGTGGGCTCGGACTTCATCCGCTCGGTGCTGGACCTGTTCGCCTACGAGCGGGCGTCCGACAGCGCTCTGGTGATCGGCGCCGGCATCCCGGAGGCGTGGGTGGCCGACACGCCGGGCGTGGTGCTGGAGGGGCTCAGGACGCACTACGGCACGCTGAACCTGAGGATGGACGCCGCGGACGGGATGGTGCACGCCGACGTCGGCGGGGCGCTGCGGGTCCCCCCGGGTGGCATCGTGCTGCGCACGCCGCTCGACCGGCCGATCCGGCGCGCGAGGGTGAACCGCCGCGTCGTGCGGCTGACCGACCTGAACGAGGTCACGATCCGCCAGGTGCCGGCGGAGATCGTACTGGAACACTGAATGAGCGACCGAGACGATCCCGGCACCCCCGGCGGCACGCGTGCGGGCGTGCTCTCCAACGGCCGCTACGCCGTGCTGCTGAGCGCGGCCGGGGGCGGCGTCTCCACCTTCGGCGGCTTCGCGCTCACCCGCTGGAGCGCCGACCGCACGCGCGACGCCGACGGCTTCTTCGTCTACCTCCGCGACCTCGATTCGGGCGAGATCTGGTCGACCGGACATCAACCGACCGGCCGCGCGGCGGAGCGGTACGAGGCGCGCTTCTCCCCCGGCCGCGCGGAGGTCGTGCGCCAGGACGGCGGGATCGAGACGCGCACCGAGGTCTGCGTCGCGCCGGACGCCGACGCCGAGCTGCGGCGGATCACGCTCGCGAATCGCGGAGACCGCCCGCGCCGCGTCGAGCTGACCACGTGCGCCGAGCTGGTGCTGAACACCGCGGCGGCGGACGCGGCGCACCCGGCGTTCTCGAAGCTCTTCGTGCAGACGGGGTGGATGCCGGAGCGCCGGTCGCTGGTCGCGTGGCGGCGGCTGCGCAGCCCGGAGGACGCGCCGCTCTGGTCGGTGCACCGGCTGATCGGCGGGGAGGGGGAGACGGAGTACGAGACGGACCGCATGCGCTTCGTCGGCCGCGGCCGCGCGATGGCCCGGCCCGCGGCGATGGATGCGGGCGCGCGGCTCTCCGGGACGGTGGGGAACGTGCTGGACCCCGTCTTCAGCCTGCGCCGCACCGTCGTGCTGGAGCCCGGCGCGTCCGCGCGGATCGTCGCGCTCCTCGGCGCCGGCCACGCGCGCGAGGACGTCGAGGCGCTGGCGGACCGCTTCTCCTCGCCCGACGCGGCCGACGCGGCGTTCCGCGCGGCCGAGGAGCGTCCGGCGGCGGCCGGCCTGGATGCGGTCTCCGTCCCCGAGGCGTGGCTGCGCTGCGTCGGCTCTCTCCCGTCTCCCCCCGAGGCGAACGACGTCGCGCCCGGGCGCTGTCGCCCCATCTCCCCGCCCCCAGGCTGTCATCCTGAGGCCCGACCACACGGCCCCAGTCTTCGCGCGGGCGGTGGCAGGGCCGAAGGATCTACTCACCCCGCCACGTGGGTCGGGCGCGGCAGCGGCACGGACGCCGGCATCGCCCCATCCGCCGATCACTCGTCGTTCGAACAGGACGACCCGCTCGGGTGGGCGGGGGAGAGCCTGCGCTTCTGGAACGGCCACGGGGGATTCAGCGCGGACGGGCGCGAGTACGTGATCCGCCTGGAGACCGGCGAGCACCGGCCGCCGCTGCCGTGGGCCAACGTGGTGGCGAACGAGGAGGCGGGGTTCATCGTCTCCGAGAGCGGCGCGGCGCACACGTGGAGCGCCAACAGCCGCGAGAACCGCCTGACGCCGTGGCCCAACGACCCCGTGCGCGACCCGCACGGCGAGGCGCTCTACCTGCGCGACGAGGAGTCGGGCGTCTTCTGGTCTCCCACGCCCGGCCCCGTCCCCGGCGCCGGGCCGTACGAGGTGCGCCACGGCTTCGGCTACACGCGCTGGCGGCACGCGGG is a window of Longimicrobium sp. DNA encoding:
- a CDS encoding discoidin domain-containing protein codes for the protein MSDSAPRVRVLDDFEGGVAQWSAHPSEGVELRIGQDSGFSGKAMRLDFDFHEGTGYAIARRAVPLDLPANYEFSFRIRADAPVNDLEFKLIDPSGENVWWANRRRFEYPREWTRLRTQKRQIEFAWGPKGGGDMERVAQLEIVVTAGTGGKGTVWIDDLVFREREPPAPYTLTPAVRASSSPGTAARIVDGDSATVWRGAGGEQTLAIDFLEERELGGLVLDWDSSAHATSYAVESSEDGARWETVYRVEGGNGGRDPIYLPESETRHLRLRLTRSASGRGYAVRDVDVKPPEWSQTPNAFFASLAKEAPRGTYPRYLTGEQSYWTVVGVNGDTREATINSDGMVETGLGGPSLEPFLYVDGRLWSWADVSATQSLEKGYLPIPSVTWDSRPIRLTVTAFSGGERETSLVYARYRLENVSRERQEPTLFVALRPFQVNPPWQFLNVTGGVARVREMAFDGTTVTVNGAPTLHTVTLGAFDAAPFDAGDVVEYLRRGEVPEAMREERNARGGVTRRVADPRGFASAALSYRWVMDPGSSVDVLVAIPLHPDSPVPAEAPGETPRALVDRLFAESVRAWEAELDRFTLRLPAAMHGAEIARTLKTQLAYILINRDGPSIQPGSRSYDRSWIRDGSLTSAALLRLGHADEVREFAQWYAPHQRPSGYVPCCVSLRGADPVPEHDSHGQLVYLVAEYHRQTRDHAFLRRMWPHVERAVAFIDSLRHERMTPEYQAPDKLAFYGMLPQSISHEGYSAKPMHSYWDDFFAMKGLDDAVYVASALGRADDARRFTAIRDEFRRDLLASLGRAMFMHRINYLPGSVELGDFDATSTTVGVNPLGGLDFLPRKPLELTFERYYRESIRARLDGAEWEGYTPYEWRTVGTFVRLGWKQRAHEAIGLFLSHQRPRAWNQWAEVVFRDPKTPRFIGDMPHTWVGSDFIRSVLDLFAYERASDSALVIGAGIPEAWVADTPGVVLEGLRTHYGTLNLRMDAADGMVHADVGGALRVPPGGIVLRTPLDRPIRRARVNRRVVRLTDLNEVTIRQVPAEIVLEH